In the Mycolicibacterium thermoresistibile genome, one interval contains:
- a CDS encoding beta-class carbonic anhydrase, translated as MSVTDEYLRNNEEYAKTFKGPLPLPPSKHVAIVACMDARLDVYRALGINEGEAHVIRNAGGVITDDEIRSLAISQRLLGTREIILIHHTDCGMLTFTDDDFKKQIEEEIGIRPPWAPESFSDPAEDVRQSLRRIEASPFVTLHESLRGFVFDVATGRLTEVTLD; from the coding sequence ATGTCCGTCACCGATGAATATCTGAGGAACAACGAGGAGTACGCCAAGACCTTCAAGGGGCCGCTGCCGCTGCCGCCGAGCAAGCATGTGGCGATCGTGGCCTGTATGGATGCCCGCCTCGACGTGTACCGGGCGCTCGGCATCAACGAGGGTGAGGCGCACGTCATCCGCAACGCCGGCGGGGTGATCACCGACGACGAGATCCGATCGCTGGCGATCAGCCAGCGGTTGCTGGGGACTCGGGAGATCATCCTGATCCATCACACCGACTGCGGCATGCTGACGTTCACCGATGACGACTTCAAGAAGCAGATCGAGGAGGAGATCGGGATCCGGCCACCCTGGGCCCCCGAATCGTTCTCCGACCCGGCCGAGGACGTCCGCCAGTCGCTGCGCCGTATCGAGGCCAGTCCGTTCGTCACCCTGCACGAGTCGCTGCGCGGGTTCGTGTTCGACGTCGCCACCGGTCGGCTCACCGAAGTCACCCTGGATTGA
- a CDS encoding ABC transporter permease, with protein MTRFLARRFLNYLILLALAAFLTFTLTSVSFRPLDSLEQRNPRPPQAVIDAKAAELGLDKPIPIRFADWAGGAVRGDFGTTITGQPVSEELWRRIGVSLRLLIIGSVLGTVAGVVLGAWGAIRQYRLSDRVVTVLSLLVLSTPTFVIANLLILGALNVNSALGVQLFAYTGETSPDVVGGTWNQILDRLQHLVLPTLTLALAAMAGYSRYQRNAMLDVLGQDFIRTARAKGLTRRQALVKHGLRTALIPMATLFAYGLAGLVTGSVFVEKIFGWHGMGEWIVFGIATQDTNIVVAITVFTGAMILVAGLLSDVIYAMLDPRVRAR; from the coding sequence GTGACCCGATTCCTGGCGCGCCGGTTTCTCAACTACCTCATCCTGTTGGCGCTGGCGGCGTTCCTGACGTTCACCCTCACCTCGGTGTCGTTCCGGCCACTCGACAGCCTGGAACAGCGCAATCCCCGCCCCCCGCAGGCGGTGATCGACGCCAAGGCCGCCGAGCTCGGTCTGGACAAGCCGATCCCGATCCGGTTCGCGGACTGGGCCGGCGGCGCCGTCCGCGGTGACTTCGGCACCACCATCACCGGACAACCGGTCTCCGAGGAACTGTGGCGCCGCATCGGGGTGAGCCTGCGCCTGCTGATCATCGGGTCGGTGCTCGGCACCGTGGCGGGCGTGGTGCTCGGCGCCTGGGGCGCCATCCGGCAGTACCGGCTCTCCGACCGGGTGGTCACCGTGCTGTCCCTGCTGGTGTTGAGCACCCCGACGTTCGTCATCGCCAATCTGCTGATCCTCGGCGCGCTGAACGTCAACTCGGCGCTCGGCGTGCAGCTTTTCGCCTACACCGGTGAGACGTCACCAGACGTGGTGGGCGGCACCTGGAATCAGATCCTCGACCGGCTCCAGCATCTCGTGCTGCCCACGCTCACCCTCGCATTGGCCGCGATGGCGGGCTACTCGCGTTACCAGCGCAACGCCATGCTCGACGTCCTCGGTCAGGACTTCATCCGCACCGCCCGCGCCAAGGGTCTGACCCGCCGCCAGGCACTGGTCAAACACGGGCTGCGGACCGCACTGATCCCGATGGCCACCCTGTTCGCCTACGGCTTGGCCGGGCTGGTGACCGGCTCGGTGTTCGTCGAGAAGATCTTCGGCTGGCACGGCATGGGTGAATGGATCGTGTTCGGCATCGCGACCCAGGACACCAACATCGTCGTCGCCATCACCGTGTTCACCGGCGCGATGATCCTGGTGGCCGGTCTGCTCTCCGACGTCATCTACGCGATGCTCGACCCGAGGGTGCGTGCCCGATGA
- a CDS encoding ABC transporter permease has product MTDTASAARSGLHTERFVSRRTLVLRRFLRNRPAVISLAVLALMFVGCYALPPLLPYSYTDLDYTALQQPPSAEHWFGTNGLGQDILAQTLRGMQKSLLIGVCVAFISTLFAATVGAVAGYFAGWRDRALMWLVDLLLVVPSFILIAIITPRTRDTGTILWLILLLAAFSWMISSRMVRGLTMSLREREFVVAARYMGVPHWRIIVRHIIPNVASILIIDTALNVGLAVLAETGLSYLGFGVQRPDVSLGTLIADGTPSVTTFPWVFLFPAGVLVVIILCANLIGDGLRDAFDPGAGALRRASR; this is encoded by the coding sequence ATGACCGACACCGCCTCCGCGGCCCGCTCCGGTCTGCACACCGAACGGTTCGTGTCCCGCCGCACCCTGGTGCTGCGGCGCTTCCTGCGCAACCGGCCCGCCGTCATCTCGCTGGCGGTGCTGGCGCTGATGTTCGTCGGCTGCTACGCGCTGCCGCCGTTGTTGCCGTACAGCTACACCGACCTCGACTACACCGCGCTGCAGCAGCCGCCCAGCGCCGAACACTGGTTCGGCACCAACGGGCTGGGCCAGGACATCCTGGCCCAGACGTTGCGCGGGATGCAGAAGTCACTGCTGATCGGCGTCTGCGTGGCCTTCATCTCCACGCTGTTCGCCGCGACCGTCGGCGCGGTAGCCGGGTACTTCGCCGGCTGGCGGGACCGCGCCCTGATGTGGCTGGTCGACCTGCTGCTGGTGGTGCCCAGCTTCATCCTGATCGCGATCATCACCCCGCGGACCCGCGACACCGGCACCATCCTGTGGCTGATCCTGCTGCTGGCGGCGTTCAGCTGGATGATCAGCTCGCGGATGGTCCGCGGGTTGACGATGAGCCTGCGGGAGCGCGAATTCGTCGTCGCCGCACGATATATGGGCGTGCCGCACTGGCGCATCATCGTGCGGCACATCATCCCCAACGTGGCCTCGATCCTGATCATCGACACCGCACTCAACGTCGGCCTGGCCGTGCTGGCCGAAACGGGGCTCAGCTACCTGGGATTCGGTGTGCAACGGCCCGATGTGTCGCTGGGGACGCTGATCGCCGACGGCACCCCGTCGGTCACCACCTTCCCCTGGGTGTTCCTGTTTCCCGCCGGGGTGCTGGTGGTGATCATCCTGTGCGCCAATCTGATCGGCGACGGCCTGCGGGACGCCTTCGATCCCGGTGCCGGCGCGCTGCGGAGGGCCTCCCGATGA
- a CDS encoding dipeptide ABC transporter ATP-binding protein, which translates to MTSPLLEVNDLTVTFPTDTDPVAAVRGMTFSVHPREVVALVGESGAGKSASAMAVVGLLPEYAQVSGSVRLQGRELLGLSDRQMSAIRGRSIGTVFQDPMSALTPVYTVGDQIAEALQVHQRDLSRRAARARAVELLELVGINQPERRARSFPHELSGGERQRVVIAIAIANDPDLLICDEPTTALDVTVQAQILDVLKTARDVTGAGVLVITHDLGVVAEFADRALVMYAGRAVEVASVQQLYRDRRMPYTVGLLGSVPRLDAAQGTRLVPIPGAPPAMTDLPPGCPFAPRCPLAIDDCRAAEPELLEITPAGPGHGEHRAACIRTELVAGRSAADIYGVQTEPPATPAGPADAPVVLRVRDLARTYELTKGVVWRRRIGEVRAVDGISFDLQQGRTLGIVGESGSGKSTTLHEILELTAPQAGSIEVLGSDVARLSAGKRRELRADLQVVFQDPVASLDPRLPVFDVLAEPLQAHGFDHRRIEQRVAELLEIVGLRRADAGRYPAEFSGGQKQRIGIARALALQPKILALDEPVSALDVSIQAGIINLLLDLQERFGLSYLFVSHDLSVVRHLAHRVAVMHRGVIVEKGEADQVFTNPRHDYTKRLLAAVPQPEPRHR; encoded by the coding sequence ATGACCAGCCCGTTGCTGGAGGTCAACGACCTGACCGTCACCTTTCCCACCGACACCGACCCGGTGGCCGCGGTGCGTGGCATGACCTTCTCGGTGCACCCCCGTGAGGTCGTCGCACTGGTCGGCGAATCCGGCGCGGGCAAGTCGGCGAGCGCCATGGCGGTCGTGGGGCTGTTGCCCGAATACGCCCAGGTGTCTGGGTCGGTCCGGCTGCAGGGCCGCGAACTGCTGGGGTTGTCCGACCGGCAGATGTCGGCGATCCGCGGCAGGTCGATCGGCACGGTGTTCCAGGATCCGATGTCCGCCCTCACCCCGGTGTACACCGTCGGGGATCAGATCGCCGAGGCGCTGCAGGTGCATCAGCGTGATCTGAGCCGACGGGCGGCCCGGGCCCGCGCGGTGGAACTGCTGGAACTGGTCGGCATCAACCAGCCCGAGCGGCGCGCCCGGTCCTTCCCGCACGAGCTGTCCGGCGGGGAACGCCAACGGGTGGTCATCGCGATCGCGATCGCCAACGACCCGGACCTGCTGATCTGCGACGAACCGACCACCGCGCTGGACGTCACGGTGCAGGCCCAGATCCTCGACGTGCTCAAGACCGCCCGCGACGTGACCGGGGCCGGGGTGCTGGTCATCACCCACGATCTGGGTGTGGTCGCCGAGTTCGCCGACCGGGCGCTGGTGATGTACGCCGGACGCGCCGTCGAGGTGGCCTCGGTGCAGCAGCTCTACCGCGACCGGCGGATGCCCTACACGGTCGGGCTGCTGGGATCGGTGCCCCGGCTCGACGCCGCGCAGGGCACCCGGCTGGTGCCGATTCCGGGGGCGCCGCCGGCGATGACCGATCTGCCGCCCGGCTGCCCGTTCGCGCCGCGCTGCCCGCTGGCGATCGACGACTGCCGCGCCGCCGAACCCGAACTGCTCGAGATCACCCCCGCCGGGCCCGGGCACGGGGAACACCGGGCGGCGTGCATCCGCACCGAGCTGGTGGCCGGCCGCAGCGCCGCCGACATCTACGGCGTGCAGACCGAACCGCCCGCAACGCCGGCGGGGCCGGCCGACGCGCCGGTGGTGTTGCGGGTCCGCGATCTGGCCCGCACCTATGAGCTCACCAAGGGCGTGGTGTGGCGGCGCCGGATCGGCGAGGTGCGCGCGGTGGATGGCATCAGTTTCGACCTGCAGCAGGGCCGCACCCTGGGCATCGTCGGCGAATCCGGATCGGGCAAATCCACCACGCTGCACGAGATTCTCGAACTCACCGCGCCGCAAGCCGGGTCGATCGAGGTGCTCGGCTCCGACGTCGCCCGGCTCAGCGCCGGGAAGCGGCGGGAGCTGCGCGCCGATCTGCAGGTGGTGTTCCAGGATCCGGTCGCCTCCCTGGACCCGCGGCTGCCGGTGTTCGACGTGTTGGCAGAACCGCTGCAGGCCCACGGATTCGACCACCGCCGCATCGAGCAGCGGGTGGCCGAACTCCTCGAGATCGTCGGTCTGCGCCGGGCCGACGCCGGCCGCTATCCGGCTGAGTTCTCCGGTGGGCAGAAGCAGCGCATCGGCATCGCCCGGGCGCTGGCGCTGCAGCCCAAGATCCTGGCGCTCGACGAACCGGTGTCGGCGCTGGACGTGTCGATTCAGGCCGGCATCATCAATCTGCTGCTCGATCTGCAGGAGCGGTTCGGGCTGTCCTACCTGTTCGTCTCGCACGACCTGTCGGTGGTGCGGCATCTGGCCCACCGGGTCGCGGTGATGCACCGCGGGGTGATCGTCGAAAAGGGCGAGGCCGATCAGGTGTTCACCAACCCCCGCCACGACTACACGAAACGGTTGCTGGCCGCGGTGCCGCAACCGGAACCGCGACACCGTTAG
- a CDS encoding ABC transporter family substrate-binding protein → MVVVLALAGCAREDTDTPAAGGPAELGTTNDINPQDPADLEQGGNLRLALTALPPNFNPLHIDGNVADAAGMLKATLPRAFRIAPDGTATVNTDYFTSIELTSEDPQVVTYTINPDAVWTDGTPITWEDIAAQIHATSGKDPAFAIASSNGADRVESVTRGVDDRQAVITFAKPYAEWRGMFSGNGMLLPKSMTATPEAFNTAQRDGPGPSAGPFMITSIDRGAQRIVLTRNPDWWGDPPLLDSITYTVLDDAARIPALQNNALDATGLATIDELTIAQRTPGISIRRAPGNSWYHFTFNGAPGSILEDKALRQAIAKGIDRQTIANVTQRGLVDNPVPLNNHIFVRGQEGYQDNSDVVAYNPEQAKAELDALGWRLNGQFREKDGRRLVIRDVLFDSLSTRQFAQIAQSNLAEIGVKLEIDAKGATGFFSDHIIPGNFDIAQFTWVGDAFPLSGLTQIYASYGESNFGKIGSPEIDAKIEETLSELDPERARELANEIDQMLFEEVFSLPLTQSPGNVAVRSNLANFGAFGLGDADYTKIGFMKP, encoded by the coding sequence ATGGTGGTGGTGCTGGCGCTGGCCGGCTGCGCCCGCGAGGACACGGACACCCCTGCCGCCGGGGGCCCCGCGGAACTCGGCACCACCAACGACATCAACCCGCAGGATCCGGCCGATCTGGAACAGGGCGGCAATCTGCGGCTGGCGCTCACCGCGTTGCCGCCGAACTTCAACCCGCTGCACATCGACGGCAACGTCGCCGACGCCGCGGGCATGCTCAAGGCCACCCTGCCGCGGGCGTTCCGCATCGCCCCGGACGGCACCGCCACGGTCAACACCGACTACTTCACCAGCATCGAGCTGACCAGCGAAGATCCGCAGGTCGTCACCTATACCATCAATCCGGACGCGGTCTGGACCGACGGCACCCCGATCACCTGGGAGGACATCGCCGCGCAGATCCACGCCACCAGCGGCAAGGACCCCGCGTTCGCGATCGCCAGCTCCAACGGCGCCGACCGGGTGGAGTCGGTGACCCGCGGTGTGGACGACCGGCAGGCGGTGATCACGTTCGCCAAACCGTACGCGGAATGGCGCGGAATGTTCTCCGGCAACGGCATGCTGCTGCCCAAGAGCATGACCGCGACCCCGGAGGCGTTCAACACCGCGCAACGCGACGGCCCCGGACCGTCGGCCGGGCCGTTCATGATCACCAGCATCGACCGCGGAGCGCAGCGCATCGTGCTCACCCGCAACCCGGACTGGTGGGGCGATCCCCCGCTGCTGGATTCGATCACCTACACGGTTCTCGACGATGCGGCGCGCATCCCGGCGCTGCAGAACAACGCGCTGGACGCCACCGGGCTGGCCACCATCGACGAGTTGACGATCGCCCAGCGCACCCCGGGTATCTCGATCCGCCGGGCGCCCGGAAACAGTTGGTACCACTTCACCTTCAACGGGGCGCCGGGGTCGATCCTGGAGGACAAGGCGCTGCGCCAGGCCATCGCCAAGGGAATCGACCGGCAGACCATCGCCAACGTCACCCAGCGCGGGCTGGTCGACAACCCGGTCCCGCTCAACAACCACATCTTCGTCCGCGGGCAGGAGGGCTACCAGGACAACAGCGACGTGGTGGCCTACAACCCCGAACAGGCCAAGGCCGAACTCGACGCCCTCGGCTGGCGGCTCAACGGCCAGTTCCGCGAGAAAGACGGCCGCCGGCTGGTGATCCGCGATGTGCTCTTCGATTCGTTGAGCACCCGGCAGTTCGCCCAGATCGCGCAGAGCAACCTCGCAGAGATCGGGGTCAAACTCGAGATCGACGCCAAGGGGGCGACCGGCTTCTTCAGCGACCACATCATCCCGGGCAATTTCGACATCGCCCAGTTCACCTGGGTCGGCGACGCGTTCCCGCTGTCGGGTCTGACCCAGATCTACGCCTCCTACGGCGAGAGCAACTTCGGCAAGATCGGCAGCCCGGAGATCGACGCGAAGATCGAGGAGACGCTGTCCGAGCTTGATCCGGAGCGGGCGCGGGAGCTGGCCAACGAGATCGACCAGATGCTGTTCGAGGAGGTGTTCAGTCTGCCGTTGACCCAGTCGCCCGGCAACGTCGCGGTGCGCAGCAACCTGGCGAACTTCGGGGCGTTCGGCCTCGGCGATGCCGACTACACCAAGATCGGCTTCATGAAGCCCTGA